From a single Nematostella vectensis chromosome 3, jaNemVect1.1, whole genome shotgun sequence genomic region:
- the LOC125561196 gene encoding uncharacterized protein LOC125561196 isoform X3 yields MVSFALHFNERVEPEEIDHKKIQRALKNAKGCSRSIKDILSYSSDVIGNAGGNVITLRFSGDGRKTTKKLGSVMTTFCFPAENSVKRSPEREYCISIYDGKESYDILKATLRGVFDEMKALGRTGILVNGLEYTIDWVMCADWKFMACILGINSPCALYFCIWCECSKRMIRDFSIPQWPITRTLNQCRARVGCPNAKGVQCLPLVDIEFTKVIPDTLHLKLRIMGKLLNQVACWAIEQNVKKAMEEAIEALGVRFCFYDVQDDSGKTTTKWSSLDCDDLETIIRGLDIHAFLGDMENKSITSLDCLTKAQLVEECRKFHLRSTGTKDFLRATLKDHLDRNNIVFEPSSTPTCEKTVLSISELTQVWKSLMVLTDALGANPGDEAYLRADAFQEKARQWGTKFRKATFDEDVIPYIHVLVYHVPQFLEIHGTIHQFNCQTVEKKNHMQNKTFHRGSQKGGKNSNYTVQSRVILGCTKLELIEQCMSNQPQFLILGAKNGKLFSCYLTTVGVPSIHG; encoded by the exons ATGGTCAGTTTTGCCCTACATTTCAATGAGAGGGTTGAGCCTGAGGAGATTGACCATAAAAAGATCCAAAGAGCTCTCAAG AATGCAAAAGGATGTTCAAGATCCATCAAGGACATTCTAAGTTATAGTTCAGATGTCATTGGAAATGCAGGGGGCAATGTTATAACCCTTCGGTTTTCTGGTGATGGTAGAAAAACCACCAAAAAACTCGGGAGTGTTATGACAACCTTCTGCTTTCCAGCAGAAAACTCTGTTAAAAGAAGCCCAGAAAGGGAATATTGTATATCTATATATGATG gCAAGGAGTCATATGACATCCTAAAGGCGACCTTGAGAGGGGTTTTTGATGAGATGAAGGCCCTAGGGAGAACTGGCATTCTTGTTAATGGCCTTGAATACACTATTGATTG GGTGATGTGTGCTGACTGGAAGTTCATGGCGTGTATTCTCGGAATTAATAGTCCCTGTGCCTTGTACTTCTGCATTTGGTGTGAGTGCAGCAAAAGGATGATCAGAGACTTTTCTA TCCCACAATGGCCCATAACCAGAACCTTAAACCAGTGCCGTGCACGTGTTGGGTGTCCAAATGCCAAGGGAGTTCAATGTTTACCTCTCGTGGACATTGAATTTACCAAGGTCATACCCGACACCCTGCACCTCAAATTGAGGATCATGGGAAAACTTCTCAACCAG GTTGCTTGCTGGGCTATAGAGCAGAATGTTAAAAAAGCCATGGAAGAAGCAATAGAAGCTTtgg GTGTGAGGTTTTGTTTCTATGATGTCCAGGATGACAGTGGCAAAACCACAACCAAGTGGAGCTCTTTGGATT GTGATGATTTGGAAACTATCATTAGGGGGCTTGATATCCATGCCTTCCTAGGAGACATGGAGAACAAGTCCATCACCAGCCTTGACTGTCTGACCAAAGCCCAGCTAGTGGAGGAATGTAGGAAGTTCCATCTGAGGTCGACAGGCACCAAGGACTTCCTACGTGCCACACTCAAGGATCATCTTGACCGCAACAACATAGTGTTTGAg CCATCGTCCACTCCCACTTGTGAGAAAACAGTTCTTAGCATATCAGAGCTGACACAAGTGTGGAAAAGTTTGATGGTCCTCACTGATGCTCTTGGGGCAAATCCTGGAGATGAAGCATATCTTCGAGCAGATGCTTTTCAAGAAAAGGCCCGCCAATGGGGAACCAAATTTAGAAAGGCCACGTTTGATGAG GATGTAATTCCATATATACATG TTCTTGTTTATCATGTCCCCCAATTTTTGGAGATTCATGGCACGATCCACCAGTTCAATTGCCAGACAGTGGAAAAGAAAAACCACATGCAGAACAAGACATTCCACAGGGGTAGCCAGAAAGGGGGGAAAAATAGCAACTACACTGTACAG TCCCGTGTCATTCTCGGGTGTACGAAATTGGAGCTCATCGAACAGTGCATGTCGAATCAGCCACAATTCCTTATCCTCGGAGCAAAGAATGGGAAGCTTTTCTCTTGCTACCTCACTACTGTCGGGGTTCCCAGCATTCACGGCTAA
- the LOC5517073 gene encoding uncharacterized protein LOC5517073 isoform X1 produces the protein MRTGERVDTSTKECISSFHATTPKKHHCKKEEEKFWQYKSNRQNSTMKHMMFHQSKRRHPKRLDGEISSSEDEFSKKNTSKPPNEKKVKPRTSPPTSESDTYCDNKLNKLKINSENDEASESVTLKEIIDPGEGTTRESEKESEPEQEEASPEKLEDTKPDNNKITESKNMENQWKSIDEKMNISVGHKATKGQFRFDFLGDEVDQAEADALSALNNYWLTSIAKKAAKPSTDIPEEHKPFYNKYCNGTKKLSIETATRLMSYPHVIAITLKSNAKIEVITSDVEKALEKNAELREPHFDVVTAMGMHLF, from the exons ATGAGGACAGGCGAACGAGTTGATACATCGACAAAGGAATGCATAA GCAGTTTTCATGCAACAACACCAAAAAAACACCACTGTAaaaaagaggaagaaaagTTTTGG CAGTATAAATCTAACAGACAAAATAGCACCATGAAGCATATGATGTTTCATCAAAGCAAGAGGAGGCATCCAAAGCGACTG GATGGTGAAATTAGTAGCAGTGAGGATGAGTTTTCCAAGAAAAACACCAGTAAACCCCCAAATGAGAAAAAAGTCAAGCCTCGCACCTCTCCTCCTACCTCTGAGAGTGATACCTACTGTGACAATAAATTAAACAAACTCAAG ATCAatagtgaaaatgatgaagcTTCAGAATCTGTCACCTTAAAGGAGATTATAGACCCTGGTGAGGGGACCACAAGGGAGTCTGAGAAGGAGAGTGAACCAGAACAAGAAGAAGCCAGTCCAGAAAAGCTGGAGGACACAAAGCCAGACAACAACAAGATTACAGAATCAA AAAATATGGAAAACCAGTGGAAATCTATTGACGAAAAAATGAACATTTCAGTTGGACATAAAG CTACAAAGGGGCAGTTTCGCTTCGACTTTCTTGGAG ATGAAGTCGATCAAGCCGAGGCAGACGCGTTGTCGGCTCTGAACAACTACTGGCTGACAAGCATAGCTAAAAAAGCTGCTAAACCGTCAACAGATATCCCGGAAGAACACAAACCGTTCTATAACAAATACTGCAACGGCACGAAGAAACTTAGCATCGAGACGGCGACAAGACTTATGAG CTACCCCCATGTCATCGCCATCACGCTCAAGTCGAACGCAAAGATCGAGGTCATCACCTCAGACGTCGAGAAAGCTCTTGAGAAGAATGCGGAGTTACGCGAACCCCACTTCGATGTCGTGACGGCTATGGGCATGCACCTGTTCTAA
- the LOC125561196 gene encoding uncharacterized protein LOC125561196 isoform X1, translating to MVSFALHFNERVEPEEIDHKKIQRALKAKEDGDVSDSAYHELKMVAGSSLPSLYGIQKERKAQNAIIPITEFEGNAKGCSRSIKDILSYSSDVIGNAGGNVITLRFSGDGRKTTKKLGSVMTTFCFPAENSVKRSPEREYCISIYDGKESYDILKATLRGVFDEMKALGRTGILVNGLEYTIDWVMCADWKFMACILGINSPCALYFCIWCECSKRMIRDFSIPQWPITRTLNQCRARVGCPNAKGVQCLPLVDIEFTKVIPDTLHLKLRIMGKLLNQVACWAIEQNVKKAMEEAIEALGVRFCFYDVQDDSGKTTTKWSSLDCDDLETIIRGLDIHAFLGDMENKSITSLDCLTKAQLVEECRKFHLRSTGTKDFLRATLKDHLDRNNIVFEPSSTPTCEKTVLSISELTQVWKSLMVLTDALGANPGDEAYLRADAFQEKARQWGTKFRKATFDEDVIPYIHVLVYHVPQFLEIHGTIHQFNCQTVEKKNHMQNKTFHRGSQKGGKNSNYTVQSRVILGCTKLELIEQCMSNQPQFLILGAKNGKLFSCYLTTVGVPSIHG from the exons ATGGTCAGTTTTGCCCTACATTTCAATGAGAGGGTTGAGCCTGAGGAGATTGACCATAAAAAGATCCAAAGAGCTCTCAAG GCCAAAGAAGATGGTGATGTTTCTGACTCAGCATACCATGAGCTAAAGATGGTAGCTGGGTCCAGCTTGCCATCACTGTATGGGATacagaaagagagaaaagCTCAAAATGCAATCATTCCTATTACAGAATTTGAAGGG AATGCAAAAGGATGTTCAAGATCCATCAAGGACATTCTAAGTTATAGTTCAGATGTCATTGGAAATGCAGGGGGCAATGTTATAACCCTTCGGTTTTCTGGTGATGGTAGAAAAACCACCAAAAAACTCGGGAGTGTTATGACAACCTTCTGCTTTCCAGCAGAAAACTCTGTTAAAAGAAGCCCAGAAAGGGAATATTGTATATCTATATATGATG gCAAGGAGTCATATGACATCCTAAAGGCGACCTTGAGAGGGGTTTTTGATGAGATGAAGGCCCTAGGGAGAACTGGCATTCTTGTTAATGGCCTTGAATACACTATTGATTG GGTGATGTGTGCTGACTGGAAGTTCATGGCGTGTATTCTCGGAATTAATAGTCCCTGTGCCTTGTACTTCTGCATTTGGTGTGAGTGCAGCAAAAGGATGATCAGAGACTTTTCTA TCCCACAATGGCCCATAACCAGAACCTTAAACCAGTGCCGTGCACGTGTTGGGTGTCCAAATGCCAAGGGAGTTCAATGTTTACCTCTCGTGGACATTGAATTTACCAAGGTCATACCCGACACCCTGCACCTCAAATTGAGGATCATGGGAAAACTTCTCAACCAG GTTGCTTGCTGGGCTATAGAGCAGAATGTTAAAAAAGCCATGGAAGAAGCAATAGAAGCTTtgg GTGTGAGGTTTTGTTTCTATGATGTCCAGGATGACAGTGGCAAAACCACAACCAAGTGGAGCTCTTTGGATT GTGATGATTTGGAAACTATCATTAGGGGGCTTGATATCCATGCCTTCCTAGGAGACATGGAGAACAAGTCCATCACCAGCCTTGACTGTCTGACCAAAGCCCAGCTAGTGGAGGAATGTAGGAAGTTCCATCTGAGGTCGACAGGCACCAAGGACTTCCTACGTGCCACACTCAAGGATCATCTTGACCGCAACAACATAGTGTTTGAg CCATCGTCCACTCCCACTTGTGAGAAAACAGTTCTTAGCATATCAGAGCTGACACAAGTGTGGAAAAGTTTGATGGTCCTCACTGATGCTCTTGGGGCAAATCCTGGAGATGAAGCATATCTTCGAGCAGATGCTTTTCAAGAAAAGGCCCGCCAATGGGGAACCAAATTTAGAAAGGCCACGTTTGATGAG GATGTAATTCCATATATACATG TTCTTGTTTATCATGTCCCCCAATTTTTGGAGATTCATGGCACGATCCACCAGTTCAATTGCCAGACAGTGGAAAAGAAAAACCACATGCAGAACAAGACATTCCACAGGGGTAGCCAGAAAGGGGGGAAAAATAGCAACTACACTGTACAG TCCCGTGTCATTCTCGGGTGTACGAAATTGGAGCTCATCGAACAGTGCATGTCGAATCAGCCACAATTCCTTATCCTCGGAGCAAAGAATGGGAAGCTTTTCTCTTGCTACCTCACTACTGTCGGGGTTCCCAGCATTCACGGCTAA
- the LOC5517073 gene encoding uncharacterized protein LOC5517073 isoform X3, with translation MHFAGSFHATTPKKHHCKKEEEKFWQYKSNRQNSTMKHMMFHQSKRRHPKRLDGEISSSEDEFSKKNTSKPPNEKKVKPRTSPPTSESDTYCDNKLNKLKINSENDEASESVTLKEIIDPGEGTTRESEKESEPEQEEASPEKLEDTKPDNNKITESKNMENQWKSIDEKMNISVGHKATKGQFRFDFLGDEVDQAEADALSALNNYWLTSIAKKAAKPSTDIPEEHKPFYNKYCNGTKKLSIETATRLMSYPHVIAITLKSNAKIEVITSDVEKALEKNAELREPHFDVVTAMGMHLF, from the exons ATGCATTTTGCAGGCAGTTTTCATGCAACAACACCAAAAAAACACCACTGTAaaaaagaggaagaaaagTTTTGG CAGTATAAATCTAACAGACAAAATAGCACCATGAAGCATATGATGTTTCATCAAAGCAAGAGGAGGCATCCAAAGCGACTG GATGGTGAAATTAGTAGCAGTGAGGATGAGTTTTCCAAGAAAAACACCAGTAAACCCCCAAATGAGAAAAAAGTCAAGCCTCGCACCTCTCCTCCTACCTCTGAGAGTGATACCTACTGTGACAATAAATTAAACAAACTCAAG ATCAatagtgaaaatgatgaagcTTCAGAATCTGTCACCTTAAAGGAGATTATAGACCCTGGTGAGGGGACCACAAGGGAGTCTGAGAAGGAGAGTGAACCAGAACAAGAAGAAGCCAGTCCAGAAAAGCTGGAGGACACAAAGCCAGACAACAACAAGATTACAGAATCAA AAAATATGGAAAACCAGTGGAAATCTATTGACGAAAAAATGAACATTTCAGTTGGACATAAAG CTACAAAGGGGCAGTTTCGCTTCGACTTTCTTGGAG ATGAAGTCGATCAAGCCGAGGCAGACGCGTTGTCGGCTCTGAACAACTACTGGCTGACAAGCATAGCTAAAAAAGCTGCTAAACCGTCAACAGATATCCCGGAAGAACACAAACCGTTCTATAACAAATACTGCAACGGCACGAAGAAACTTAGCATCGAGACGGCGACAAGACTTATGAG CTACCCCCATGTCATCGCCATCACGCTCAAGTCGAACGCAAAGATCGAGGTCATCACCTCAGACGTCGAGAAAGCTCTTGAGAAGAATGCGGAGTTACGCGAACCCCACTTCGATGTCGTGACGGCTATGGGCATGCACCTGTTCTAA
- the LOC5517073 gene encoding uncharacterized protein LOC5517073 isoform X5, with translation MRTGERVDTSTKECISSFHATTPKKHHCKKEEEKFWQYKSNRQNSTMKHMMFHQSKRRHPKRLDGEISSSEDEFSKKNTSKPPNEKKVKPRTSPPTSESDTYCDNKLNKLKINSENDEASESVTLKEIIDPGEGTTRESEKESEPEQEEASPEKLEDTKPDNNKITESTTKGQFRFDFLGDEVDQAEADALSALNNYWLTSIAKKAAKPSTDIPEEHKPFYNKYCNGTKKLSIETATRLMSYPHVIAITLKSNAKIEVITSDVEKALEKNAELREPHFDVVTAMGMHLF, from the exons ATGAGGACAGGCGAACGAGTTGATACATCGACAAAGGAATGCATAA GCAGTTTTCATGCAACAACACCAAAAAAACACCACTGTAaaaaagaggaagaaaagTTTTGG CAGTATAAATCTAACAGACAAAATAGCACCATGAAGCATATGATGTTTCATCAAAGCAAGAGGAGGCATCCAAAGCGACTG GATGGTGAAATTAGTAGCAGTGAGGATGAGTTTTCCAAGAAAAACACCAGTAAACCCCCAAATGAGAAAAAAGTCAAGCCTCGCACCTCTCCTCCTACCTCTGAGAGTGATACCTACTGTGACAATAAATTAAACAAACTCAAG ATCAatagtgaaaatgatgaagcTTCAGAATCTGTCACCTTAAAGGAGATTATAGACCCTGGTGAGGGGACCACAAGGGAGTCTGAGAAGGAGAGTGAACCAGAACAAGAAGAAGCCAGTCCAGAAAAGCTGGAGGACACAAAGCCAGACAACAACAAGATTACAGAATCAA CTACAAAGGGGCAGTTTCGCTTCGACTTTCTTGGAG ATGAAGTCGATCAAGCCGAGGCAGACGCGTTGTCGGCTCTGAACAACTACTGGCTGACAAGCATAGCTAAAAAAGCTGCTAAACCGTCAACAGATATCCCGGAAGAACACAAACCGTTCTATAACAAATACTGCAACGGCACGAAGAAACTTAGCATCGAGACGGCGACAAGACTTATGAG CTACCCCCATGTCATCGCCATCACGCTCAAGTCGAACGCAAAGATCGAGGTCATCACCTCAGACGTCGAGAAAGCTCTTGAGAAGAATGCGGAGTTACGCGAACCCCACTTCGATGTCGTGACGGCTATGGGCATGCACCTGTTCTAA
- the LOC5517073 gene encoding uncharacterized protein LOC5517073 isoform X6 codes for MKHMMFHQSKRRHPKRLDGEISSSEDEFSKKNTSKPPNEKKVKPRTSPPTSESDTYCDNKLNKLKINSENDEASESVTLKEIIDPGEGTTRESEKESEPEQEEASPEKLEDTKPDNNKITESKNMENQWKSIDEKMNISVGHKATKGQFRFDFLGDEVDQAEADALSALNNYWLTSIAKKAAKPSTDIPEEHKPFYNKYCNGTKKLSIETATRLMSYPHVIAITLKSNAKIEVITSDVEKALEKNAELREPHFDVVTAMGMHLF; via the exons ATGAAGCATATGATGTTTCATCAAAGCAAGAGGAGGCATCCAAAGCGACTG GATGGTGAAATTAGTAGCAGTGAGGATGAGTTTTCCAAGAAAAACACCAGTAAACCCCCAAATGAGAAAAAAGTCAAGCCTCGCACCTCTCCTCCTACCTCTGAGAGTGATACCTACTGTGACAATAAATTAAACAAACTCAAG ATCAatagtgaaaatgatgaagcTTCAGAATCTGTCACCTTAAAGGAGATTATAGACCCTGGTGAGGGGACCACAAGGGAGTCTGAGAAGGAGAGTGAACCAGAACAAGAAGAAGCCAGTCCAGAAAAGCTGGAGGACACAAAGCCAGACAACAACAAGATTACAGAATCAA AAAATATGGAAAACCAGTGGAAATCTATTGACGAAAAAATGAACATTTCAGTTGGACATAAAG CTACAAAGGGGCAGTTTCGCTTCGACTTTCTTGGAG ATGAAGTCGATCAAGCCGAGGCAGACGCGTTGTCGGCTCTGAACAACTACTGGCTGACAAGCATAGCTAAAAAAGCTGCTAAACCGTCAACAGATATCCCGGAAGAACACAAACCGTTCTATAACAAATACTGCAACGGCACGAAGAAACTTAGCATCGAGACGGCGACAAGACTTATGAG CTACCCCCATGTCATCGCCATCACGCTCAAGTCGAACGCAAAGATCGAGGTCATCACCTCAGACGTCGAGAAAGCTCTTGAGAAGAATGCGGAGTTACGCGAACCCCACTTCGATGTCGTGACGGCTATGGGCATGCACCTGTTCTAA
- the LOC5517073 gene encoding uncharacterized protein LOC5517073 isoform X4, with amino-acid sequence MHFAGSFHATTPKKHHCKKEEEKFWYKSNRQNSTMKHMMFHQSKRRHPKRLDGEISSSEDEFSKKNTSKPPNEKKVKPRTSPPTSESDTYCDNKLNKLKINSENDEASESVTLKEIIDPGEGTTRESEKESEPEQEEASPEKLEDTKPDNNKITESKNMENQWKSIDEKMNISVGHKATKGQFRFDFLGDEVDQAEADALSALNNYWLTSIAKKAAKPSTDIPEEHKPFYNKYCNGTKKLSIETATRLMSYPHVIAITLKSNAKIEVITSDVEKALEKNAELREPHFDVVTAMGMHLF; translated from the exons ATGCATTTTGCAGGCAGTTTTCATGCAACAACACCAAAAAAACACCACTGTAaaaaagaggaagaaaagTTTTGG TATAAATCTAACAGACAAAATAGCACCATGAAGCATATGATGTTTCATCAAAGCAAGAGGAGGCATCCAAAGCGACTG GATGGTGAAATTAGTAGCAGTGAGGATGAGTTTTCCAAGAAAAACACCAGTAAACCCCCAAATGAGAAAAAAGTCAAGCCTCGCACCTCTCCTCCTACCTCTGAGAGTGATACCTACTGTGACAATAAATTAAACAAACTCAAG ATCAatagtgaaaatgatgaagcTTCAGAATCTGTCACCTTAAAGGAGATTATAGACCCTGGTGAGGGGACCACAAGGGAGTCTGAGAAGGAGAGTGAACCAGAACAAGAAGAAGCCAGTCCAGAAAAGCTGGAGGACACAAAGCCAGACAACAACAAGATTACAGAATCAA AAAATATGGAAAACCAGTGGAAATCTATTGACGAAAAAATGAACATTTCAGTTGGACATAAAG CTACAAAGGGGCAGTTTCGCTTCGACTTTCTTGGAG ATGAAGTCGATCAAGCCGAGGCAGACGCGTTGTCGGCTCTGAACAACTACTGGCTGACAAGCATAGCTAAAAAAGCTGCTAAACCGTCAACAGATATCCCGGAAGAACACAAACCGTTCTATAACAAATACTGCAACGGCACGAAGAAACTTAGCATCGAGACGGCGACAAGACTTATGAG CTACCCCCATGTCATCGCCATCACGCTCAAGTCGAACGCAAAGATCGAGGTCATCACCTCAGACGTCGAGAAAGCTCTTGAGAAGAATGCGGAGTTACGCGAACCCCACTTCGATGTCGTGACGGCTATGGGCATGCACCTGTTCTAA
- the LOC5517073 gene encoding uncharacterized protein LOC5517073 isoform X2 — MRTGERVDTSTKECISSFHATTPKKHHCKKEEEKFWYKSNRQNSTMKHMMFHQSKRRHPKRLDGEISSSEDEFSKKNTSKPPNEKKVKPRTSPPTSESDTYCDNKLNKLKINSENDEASESVTLKEIIDPGEGTTRESEKESEPEQEEASPEKLEDTKPDNNKITESKNMENQWKSIDEKMNISVGHKATKGQFRFDFLGDEVDQAEADALSALNNYWLTSIAKKAAKPSTDIPEEHKPFYNKYCNGTKKLSIETATRLMSYPHVIAITLKSNAKIEVITSDVEKALEKNAELREPHFDVVTAMGMHLF; from the exons ATGAGGACAGGCGAACGAGTTGATACATCGACAAAGGAATGCATAA GCAGTTTTCATGCAACAACACCAAAAAAACACCACTGTAaaaaagaggaagaaaagTTTTGG TATAAATCTAACAGACAAAATAGCACCATGAAGCATATGATGTTTCATCAAAGCAAGAGGAGGCATCCAAAGCGACTG GATGGTGAAATTAGTAGCAGTGAGGATGAGTTTTCCAAGAAAAACACCAGTAAACCCCCAAATGAGAAAAAAGTCAAGCCTCGCACCTCTCCTCCTACCTCTGAGAGTGATACCTACTGTGACAATAAATTAAACAAACTCAAG ATCAatagtgaaaatgatgaagcTTCAGAATCTGTCACCTTAAAGGAGATTATAGACCCTGGTGAGGGGACCACAAGGGAGTCTGAGAAGGAGAGTGAACCAGAACAAGAAGAAGCCAGTCCAGAAAAGCTGGAGGACACAAAGCCAGACAACAACAAGATTACAGAATCAA AAAATATGGAAAACCAGTGGAAATCTATTGACGAAAAAATGAACATTTCAGTTGGACATAAAG CTACAAAGGGGCAGTTTCGCTTCGACTTTCTTGGAG ATGAAGTCGATCAAGCCGAGGCAGACGCGTTGTCGGCTCTGAACAACTACTGGCTGACAAGCATAGCTAAAAAAGCTGCTAAACCGTCAACAGATATCCCGGAAGAACACAAACCGTTCTATAACAAATACTGCAACGGCACGAAGAAACTTAGCATCGAGACGGCGACAAGACTTATGAG CTACCCCCATGTCATCGCCATCACGCTCAAGTCGAACGCAAAGATCGAGGTCATCACCTCAGACGTCGAGAAAGCTCTTGAGAAGAATGCGGAGTTACGCGAACCCCACTTCGATGTCGTGACGGCTATGGGCATGCACCTGTTCTAA
- the LOC125561196 gene encoding uncharacterized protein LOC125561196 isoform X2: MVSFALHFNERVEPEEIDHKKIQRALKAKEDGDVSDSAYHELKMVAGSSLPSLYGIQKERKAQNAIIPITEFEGNAKGCSRSIKDILSYSSDVIGNAGGNVITLRFSGDGRKTTKKLGSVMTTFCFPAENSVKRSPEREYCISIYDGKESYDILKATLRGVFDEMKALGRTGILVNGLEYTIDWVMCADWKFMACILGINSPCALYFCIWCECSKRMIRDFSIPQWPITRTLNQCRARVGCPNAKGVQCLPLVDIEFTKVIPDTLHLKLRIMGKLLNQVACWAIEQNVKKAMEEAIEALGVRFCFYDVQDDSGKTTTKWSSLDCDDLETIIRGLDIHAFLGDMENKSITSLDCLTKAQLVEECRKFHLRSTGTKDFLRATLKDHLDRNNIVFEPSSTPTCEKTVLSISELTQVWKSLMVLTDALGANPGDEAYLRADAFQEKARQWGTKFRKATFDEDVIPYIHVLVYHVPQFLEIHGTIHQFNCQTVEKKNHMQNKTFHRGSQKGGKNSNYTVQIMERENRKLFSRENNLERVKRKYQKQ, from the exons ATGGTCAGTTTTGCCCTACATTTCAATGAGAGGGTTGAGCCTGAGGAGATTGACCATAAAAAGATCCAAAGAGCTCTCAAG GCCAAAGAAGATGGTGATGTTTCTGACTCAGCATACCATGAGCTAAAGATGGTAGCTGGGTCCAGCTTGCCATCACTGTATGGGATacagaaagagagaaaagCTCAAAATGCAATCATTCCTATTACAGAATTTGAAGGG AATGCAAAAGGATGTTCAAGATCCATCAAGGACATTCTAAGTTATAGTTCAGATGTCATTGGAAATGCAGGGGGCAATGTTATAACCCTTCGGTTTTCTGGTGATGGTAGAAAAACCACCAAAAAACTCGGGAGTGTTATGACAACCTTCTGCTTTCCAGCAGAAAACTCTGTTAAAAGAAGCCCAGAAAGGGAATATTGTATATCTATATATGATG gCAAGGAGTCATATGACATCCTAAAGGCGACCTTGAGAGGGGTTTTTGATGAGATGAAGGCCCTAGGGAGAACTGGCATTCTTGTTAATGGCCTTGAATACACTATTGATTG GGTGATGTGTGCTGACTGGAAGTTCATGGCGTGTATTCTCGGAATTAATAGTCCCTGTGCCTTGTACTTCTGCATTTGGTGTGAGTGCAGCAAAAGGATGATCAGAGACTTTTCTA TCCCACAATGGCCCATAACCAGAACCTTAAACCAGTGCCGTGCACGTGTTGGGTGTCCAAATGCCAAGGGAGTTCAATGTTTACCTCTCGTGGACATTGAATTTACCAAGGTCATACCCGACACCCTGCACCTCAAATTGAGGATCATGGGAAAACTTCTCAACCAG GTTGCTTGCTGGGCTATAGAGCAGAATGTTAAAAAAGCCATGGAAGAAGCAATAGAAGCTTtgg GTGTGAGGTTTTGTTTCTATGATGTCCAGGATGACAGTGGCAAAACCACAACCAAGTGGAGCTCTTTGGATT GTGATGATTTGGAAACTATCATTAGGGGGCTTGATATCCATGCCTTCCTAGGAGACATGGAGAACAAGTCCATCACCAGCCTTGACTGTCTGACCAAAGCCCAGCTAGTGGAGGAATGTAGGAAGTTCCATCTGAGGTCGACAGGCACCAAGGACTTCCTACGTGCCACACTCAAGGATCATCTTGACCGCAACAACATAGTGTTTGAg CCATCGTCCACTCCCACTTGTGAGAAAACAGTTCTTAGCATATCAGAGCTGACACAAGTGTGGAAAAGTTTGATGGTCCTCACTGATGCTCTTGGGGCAAATCCTGGAGATGAAGCATATCTTCGAGCAGATGCTTTTCAAGAAAAGGCCCGCCAATGGGGAACCAAATTTAGAAAGGCCACGTTTGATGAG GATGTAATTCCATATATACATG TTCTTGTTTATCATGTCCCCCAATTTTTGGAGATTCATGGCACGATCCACCAGTTCAATTGCCAGACAGTGGAAAAGAAAAACCACATGCAGAACAAGACATTCCACAGGGGTAGCCAGAAAGGGGGGAAAAATAGCAACTACACTGTACAG ATCATGGAGAGggaaaacagaaaactgtTCAGTAGGGAAAATAATTTGGAAAGGGTCAagagaaaatatcaaaagcagtga